Proteins encoded within one genomic window of Numenius arquata chromosome 12, bNumArq3.hap1.1, whole genome shotgun sequence:
- the SLC12A5 gene encoding solute carrier family 12 member 5 isoform X2, producing MLNNLADCEDGDGGASQGDGNPKESSPFINSTDMEKGKEYDGKNMALFEEEMDTSPMVSSLLSGLANYTNLPQGSREHEEAENNDGGKKKPVQAPRMGTFMGVYLPCLQNIFGVILFLRLTWVVGIAGIMESFCMVFLCCSCTMLTAISMSAIATNGVVPAGGSYYMISRSLGPEFGGAVGLCFYLGTTFAGAMYILGTIEILLAYIFPAMAIFKAEDASGEAAAMLNNMRVYGTCVLTCMATVVFVGVKYVNKFALVFLGCVILSILAIYAGVIKSAFDPPSFPICLLGNRTLSRHGFDLCTKMVVEGNETVGSKLWELFCTSRFLNATCDEYFTMNNVTEIEGIPGAASGLIQENLWSSYLTKGVIVEKRGLPSVSPPDTPVDMDQPYVFSDMTSYFTLLVGIYFPSVTGIMAGSNRSGDLRDAQKSIPTGTILAIATTSAVYISSVVLFGACIEGVVLRDKFGEAVNGNLVVGTLAWPSPWVIVIGSFFSTCGAGLQSLTGAPRLLQAISRDGIVPFLRVFGHGKANGEPTWALLLTACICEIGILIASLDEVAPILSMFFLMCYMFVNLACAVQTLLRTPNWRPRFRYYHWTLSFLGMSLCLALMFICSWYYALVAMLIAGLIYKYIEYRGAEKEWGDGIRGLSLSAARYALLRLEEGPPHTKNWRPQLLVLVRGDQEQNVVHPQLLSFTSQLKAGKGLTIVASVLEGTFLDNHPQAQKAEESIRRLMEAEKVKGFCQVVISSNLRDGMSHLIQSSGLGGLQHNTVLVGWPRSWRQKEDHQTWRNFIELVRETTAGHLALLVAKNVAMFPGNQERFSEGHIDVWWIVHDGGMLMLLPFLLRHHKVWRKCKMRIFTVAQMDDNSIQMKKDLTTFLYHLRITAEVEVVEMHESDISAYTYEKTLVMEQRSQILKQMHLTKNEREREIQSITDESRGSIRRKNPSNTRLRLNVPEEQVGDGEEKPEEEVQLIHDKNATTFSSSSQSPGDEVESAPEKVHLTWTKEKSVAEKNKSKSPVSPEGIKDFFNMKPEWENLNQSNVRRMHTAVKLNEVIVKKSQDAKLVLLNMPGPPRNRKGDENYMEFLEVLTEHLDRVLLVRGGGREVITIYS from the exons ATGCTGAACAACCTGGCCGACTGCGAGGACGGCGACGGCGGCGCCAGCCAAG GCGATGGCAATCCCAAGGAGAGCAGCCCCTTCATCAACAGCACGGACATGGAGAAGGGCAAGGAGTATGATGGCAAGAACATGGCCCTCTTTGAG GAGGAGATGGACACCAGCCCTATGGTCTCATCCTTGCTGAGTGGGCTGGCCAACTACACCAACCTGCCACAGGGCAGCCGGGAGCACGAGGAGGCTGAGAACAACGATGGGGGCAAGAAGAAGCCAGTGCAG GCCCCACGGATGGGCACCTTCATGGGTGTCTACCTGCCCTGCCTCCAGAACATCTTTGGGGTCATCCTCTTCCTGCGCCTCACCTGGGTGGTGGGGATTGCCGGCATCATGGAGTCCTTCTGCATGGTCTTCCTCTGCTGTTCCTGT ACAATGCTGACGGCCATTTCCATGAGTGCGATTGCCACCAACGGTGTGGTACCAG CGGGTGGCTCCTACTACATGATCTCACGCTCCCTGGGACCTGAGtttggaggggctgtggggctctgCTTCTACCTAGGCACCACCTTTGCCGGCGCCATGTACATCCTGGGCACCATCGAAATCCTGCTG GCCTACATCTTCCCGGCCATGGCCATCTTCAAGGCAGAGGATGCCAGTGGGGAGGCAGCTGCGATGCTCAACAACATGCGTGTGTACGGCACCTGCGTGCTGACCTGCATGGCCACCGTGGTGTTTGTGGGGGTCAAGTACGTCAACAAGTTTGCCCTGGTCTTCCTGGGCTGTGTCATCCTCTCCATCCTTGCCATCTATGCTGGTGTCATCAAGTCGGCCTTTGACCCACCAAGCTTCCC GATCTGCCTCCTGGGCAACAGGACCCTCTCACGCCACGGCTTTGACCTCTGCACCAAGATGGTGGTAGAGGGGAACGAGACAGTGGGCTCCAAGCTCTGGGAGCTCTTCTGCACCTCCCGCTTCCTTAACGCCACCTGTGATGAGTACTTCACCATGAACAACGTGACCGAGATTGAGGGCATTCCCGGTGCCGCCAGCGGCCTCATTCAAG AGAACCTCTGGAGCTCATATCTGACCAAGGGTGTGATCGTGGAGAAGCGGGGGCTGCCCTCCGTGAGCCCCCCCGACACGCCGGTGGACATGGACCAGCCCTACGTCTTCAGCGACATGACCTCCTACTTCACCCTGCTCGTCGGCATCTACTTCCCCTCAGTCACAG GTATCATGGCTGGCTCCAACCGCTCCGGAGACCTGCGGGACGCCCAGAAGTCCATCCCCACGGGCACCATCCTGGCCATTGCCACCACCTCTGCGGTCT ATATCAGCTCCGTTGTCCTCTTTGGGGCATGTATTGAGGGGGTCGTCTTGCGCGACAA GTTTGGTGAAGCTGTCAATGGGAACCTGGTGGTTGGCACCCTGGCGTGGCCGTCCCCATGGGTCATTGTCATCGGCTCCTTCTTCTCCACCTGTGGGGCCGGGCTGCAGAGCCTCACCGGAGCCCCCCGCCTCCTGCAagccatctccagggatgggatcgTGCCCTTCCTCAGG GTCTTCGGCCATGGCAAAGCCAATGGGGAGCCGACGTGGGCCCTGCTGCTCACAGCCTGCATCTGCGAGATCGGGATCCTGATCGCATCCCTGGACGAGGTGGCTCCCATCCTCTCCAT GTTTTTCCTCATGTGCTACATGTTTGTCAACCTGGCGTGTGCAGTGCAGACCCTGCTGCGGACACCCAACTGGCGGCCCCGCTTCCGCTACTACCACTG GACCCTGTCCTTCCTGGGCATGAGCCTCTGCCTGGCGCTGATGTTCATCTGCTCCTGGTACTACGCGCTGGTCGCCATGCTGATCGCCGGCCTCATCTACAAATACATCGAGTACAGAGG GGCAGAGAAGGAGTGGGGTGACGGTATCCGGGGGCTGTCCCTGAGCGCAGCCCGCTATGCCCTGCTGCGGCTGGAGGAGGGTCCCCCACACACCAAGAACTGGAG GCCACAGCTGTTGGTCCTGGTCCGTGGGGATCAGGAGCAGAACGTGGTGCACCCGCAGCTCCTGTCCTTCACGTCGCAGCTCAAGGCTGGCAAGGGCCTCACCATCGTGGCCTCtgtgctggaagggaccttcctgGACAACCACCCGCAGGCGCAGAAGGCAGAGGAG TCCATCCGCCGCCTGATGGAAGCGGAGAAGGTGAAGGGCTTTTGCCAGGTGGTGATCTCCTCCAACCTGCGGGATGGCATGTCCCACCTCATCCAGTCCAGCGGGCTCGGGGGGCTGCAGCACAACACGGTGCTGGTGGGCTGGCCCCGCAGCTGGCGCCAGAAGGAGGACCACCAGACCTGGAGGAACTTCATCG agCTGGTACGAGAGACCACAGCTGGGCACCTGGCCTTGCTGGTGGCCAAGAATGTCGCCATGTTCCCGGGCAACCAGGAGCGGTTCTCAGAAGGCCACATTGACGTCTGGTGGATCGTCCATGATGGGGGGATGCTCATGCTGCTGCCGTTCCTTCTACGGCACCACAAG GTCTGGCGCAAGTGCAAGATGCGTATCTTCACTGTGGCGCAGATGGATGACAACAGCATCCAGATGAAGAAGGACCTGACCACGTTCCTGTACCACCTGCGCATCACCGCagaggtggaggtggtggagaTG catgAGAGCGACATCTCCGCCTACACCTATGAGAAGACTCTAGTGATGGAGCAGCGCTCCCAGATCCTCAAGCAAATGCACCTCACCAAGAATGAGCGGGAGCGGGAG ATCCAGAGCATCACAGACGAGTCCCGCGGCTCCATCCGGCGCAAGAATCCGTCCAACACGCGCCTGCGCCTGAACGTCCCTGAGGAGCAGGTGGGCGATGGCGAGGAAAagccggaggaggag GTCCAGCTCATCCACGACAAAAATGCCaccaccttctccagcagctcccagtccccGGGCGACGAGGTGGAGTCGGCCCCTGAGAAGGTCCATCTCACCTGGACCAAGGAGAAGTCTGTCGCCGAGAAGAACAAGAGCAAGAGCCCCGTCAGCCCTGAGGGCATCAAGGACTTCTTCAACATGAAACC GGAGTGGGAGAACCT GAACCAGTCCAACGTCCGGAGGATGCACACAGCTGTGAAGCTCAACGAGGTGATCGTGAAGAAGTCCCAGGACGCCAAGCTGGTCCTGCTGAACATGCCGGGGCCTCCCCGCAACCGGAAAGGGGATGAGAACT ACATGGAGTTCCTGGAGGTGCTGACGGAGCACCTGGACCGAGTGCTCCTGGTGCGCGGTGGGGGCCGGGAGGTCATCACCATCTACTCCTGA
- the SLC12A5 gene encoding solute carrier family 12 member 5 isoform X1, with product MSRRFTVTALPRHGPTATREPDRDAGGDRLPGRDGRGDGNPKESSPFINSTDMEKGKEYDGKNMALFEEEMDTSPMVSSLLSGLANYTNLPQGSREHEEAENNDGGKKKPVQAPRMGTFMGVYLPCLQNIFGVILFLRLTWVVGIAGIMESFCMVFLCCSCTMLTAISMSAIATNGVVPAGGSYYMISRSLGPEFGGAVGLCFYLGTTFAGAMYILGTIEILLAYIFPAMAIFKAEDASGEAAAMLNNMRVYGTCVLTCMATVVFVGVKYVNKFALVFLGCVILSILAIYAGVIKSAFDPPSFPICLLGNRTLSRHGFDLCTKMVVEGNETVGSKLWELFCTSRFLNATCDEYFTMNNVTEIEGIPGAASGLIQENLWSSYLTKGVIVEKRGLPSVSPPDTPVDMDQPYVFSDMTSYFTLLVGIYFPSVTGIMAGSNRSGDLRDAQKSIPTGTILAIATTSAVYISSVVLFGACIEGVVLRDKFGEAVNGNLVVGTLAWPSPWVIVIGSFFSTCGAGLQSLTGAPRLLQAISRDGIVPFLRVFGHGKANGEPTWALLLTACICEIGILIASLDEVAPILSMFFLMCYMFVNLACAVQTLLRTPNWRPRFRYYHWTLSFLGMSLCLALMFICSWYYALVAMLIAGLIYKYIEYRGAEKEWGDGIRGLSLSAARYALLRLEEGPPHTKNWRPQLLVLVRGDQEQNVVHPQLLSFTSQLKAGKGLTIVASVLEGTFLDNHPQAQKAEESIRRLMEAEKVKGFCQVVISSNLRDGMSHLIQSSGLGGLQHNTVLVGWPRSWRQKEDHQTWRNFIELVRETTAGHLALLVAKNVAMFPGNQERFSEGHIDVWWIVHDGGMLMLLPFLLRHHKVWRKCKMRIFTVAQMDDNSIQMKKDLTTFLYHLRITAEVEVVEMHESDISAYTYEKTLVMEQRSQILKQMHLTKNEREREIQSITDESRGSIRRKNPSNTRLRLNVPEEQVGDGEEKPEEEVQLIHDKNATTFSSSSQSPGDEVESAPEKVHLTWTKEKSVAEKNKSKSPVSPEGIKDFFNMKPEWENLNQSNVRRMHTAVKLNEVIVKKSQDAKLVLLNMPGPPRNRKGDENYMEFLEVLTEHLDRVLLVRGGGREVITIYS from the exons GCGATGGCAATCCCAAGGAGAGCAGCCCCTTCATCAACAGCACGGACATGGAGAAGGGCAAGGAGTATGATGGCAAGAACATGGCCCTCTTTGAG GAGGAGATGGACACCAGCCCTATGGTCTCATCCTTGCTGAGTGGGCTGGCCAACTACACCAACCTGCCACAGGGCAGCCGGGAGCACGAGGAGGCTGAGAACAACGATGGGGGCAAGAAGAAGCCAGTGCAG GCCCCACGGATGGGCACCTTCATGGGTGTCTACCTGCCCTGCCTCCAGAACATCTTTGGGGTCATCCTCTTCCTGCGCCTCACCTGGGTGGTGGGGATTGCCGGCATCATGGAGTCCTTCTGCATGGTCTTCCTCTGCTGTTCCTGT ACAATGCTGACGGCCATTTCCATGAGTGCGATTGCCACCAACGGTGTGGTACCAG CGGGTGGCTCCTACTACATGATCTCACGCTCCCTGGGACCTGAGtttggaggggctgtggggctctgCTTCTACCTAGGCACCACCTTTGCCGGCGCCATGTACATCCTGGGCACCATCGAAATCCTGCTG GCCTACATCTTCCCGGCCATGGCCATCTTCAAGGCAGAGGATGCCAGTGGGGAGGCAGCTGCGATGCTCAACAACATGCGTGTGTACGGCACCTGCGTGCTGACCTGCATGGCCACCGTGGTGTTTGTGGGGGTCAAGTACGTCAACAAGTTTGCCCTGGTCTTCCTGGGCTGTGTCATCCTCTCCATCCTTGCCATCTATGCTGGTGTCATCAAGTCGGCCTTTGACCCACCAAGCTTCCC GATCTGCCTCCTGGGCAACAGGACCCTCTCACGCCACGGCTTTGACCTCTGCACCAAGATGGTGGTAGAGGGGAACGAGACAGTGGGCTCCAAGCTCTGGGAGCTCTTCTGCACCTCCCGCTTCCTTAACGCCACCTGTGATGAGTACTTCACCATGAACAACGTGACCGAGATTGAGGGCATTCCCGGTGCCGCCAGCGGCCTCATTCAAG AGAACCTCTGGAGCTCATATCTGACCAAGGGTGTGATCGTGGAGAAGCGGGGGCTGCCCTCCGTGAGCCCCCCCGACACGCCGGTGGACATGGACCAGCCCTACGTCTTCAGCGACATGACCTCCTACTTCACCCTGCTCGTCGGCATCTACTTCCCCTCAGTCACAG GTATCATGGCTGGCTCCAACCGCTCCGGAGACCTGCGGGACGCCCAGAAGTCCATCCCCACGGGCACCATCCTGGCCATTGCCACCACCTCTGCGGTCT ATATCAGCTCCGTTGTCCTCTTTGGGGCATGTATTGAGGGGGTCGTCTTGCGCGACAA GTTTGGTGAAGCTGTCAATGGGAACCTGGTGGTTGGCACCCTGGCGTGGCCGTCCCCATGGGTCATTGTCATCGGCTCCTTCTTCTCCACCTGTGGGGCCGGGCTGCAGAGCCTCACCGGAGCCCCCCGCCTCCTGCAagccatctccagggatgggatcgTGCCCTTCCTCAGG GTCTTCGGCCATGGCAAAGCCAATGGGGAGCCGACGTGGGCCCTGCTGCTCACAGCCTGCATCTGCGAGATCGGGATCCTGATCGCATCCCTGGACGAGGTGGCTCCCATCCTCTCCAT GTTTTTCCTCATGTGCTACATGTTTGTCAACCTGGCGTGTGCAGTGCAGACCCTGCTGCGGACACCCAACTGGCGGCCCCGCTTCCGCTACTACCACTG GACCCTGTCCTTCCTGGGCATGAGCCTCTGCCTGGCGCTGATGTTCATCTGCTCCTGGTACTACGCGCTGGTCGCCATGCTGATCGCCGGCCTCATCTACAAATACATCGAGTACAGAGG GGCAGAGAAGGAGTGGGGTGACGGTATCCGGGGGCTGTCCCTGAGCGCAGCCCGCTATGCCCTGCTGCGGCTGGAGGAGGGTCCCCCACACACCAAGAACTGGAG GCCACAGCTGTTGGTCCTGGTCCGTGGGGATCAGGAGCAGAACGTGGTGCACCCGCAGCTCCTGTCCTTCACGTCGCAGCTCAAGGCTGGCAAGGGCCTCACCATCGTGGCCTCtgtgctggaagggaccttcctgGACAACCACCCGCAGGCGCAGAAGGCAGAGGAG TCCATCCGCCGCCTGATGGAAGCGGAGAAGGTGAAGGGCTTTTGCCAGGTGGTGATCTCCTCCAACCTGCGGGATGGCATGTCCCACCTCATCCAGTCCAGCGGGCTCGGGGGGCTGCAGCACAACACGGTGCTGGTGGGCTGGCCCCGCAGCTGGCGCCAGAAGGAGGACCACCAGACCTGGAGGAACTTCATCG agCTGGTACGAGAGACCACAGCTGGGCACCTGGCCTTGCTGGTGGCCAAGAATGTCGCCATGTTCCCGGGCAACCAGGAGCGGTTCTCAGAAGGCCACATTGACGTCTGGTGGATCGTCCATGATGGGGGGATGCTCATGCTGCTGCCGTTCCTTCTACGGCACCACAAG GTCTGGCGCAAGTGCAAGATGCGTATCTTCACTGTGGCGCAGATGGATGACAACAGCATCCAGATGAAGAAGGACCTGACCACGTTCCTGTACCACCTGCGCATCACCGCagaggtggaggtggtggagaTG catgAGAGCGACATCTCCGCCTACACCTATGAGAAGACTCTAGTGATGGAGCAGCGCTCCCAGATCCTCAAGCAAATGCACCTCACCAAGAATGAGCGGGAGCGGGAG ATCCAGAGCATCACAGACGAGTCCCGCGGCTCCATCCGGCGCAAGAATCCGTCCAACACGCGCCTGCGCCTGAACGTCCCTGAGGAGCAGGTGGGCGATGGCGAGGAAAagccggaggaggag GTCCAGCTCATCCACGACAAAAATGCCaccaccttctccagcagctcccagtccccGGGCGACGAGGTGGAGTCGGCCCCTGAGAAGGTCCATCTCACCTGGACCAAGGAGAAGTCTGTCGCCGAGAAGAACAAGAGCAAGAGCCCCGTCAGCCCTGAGGGCATCAAGGACTTCTTCAACATGAAACC GGAGTGGGAGAACCT GAACCAGTCCAACGTCCGGAGGATGCACACAGCTGTGAAGCTCAACGAGGTGATCGTGAAGAAGTCCCAGGACGCCAAGCTGGTCCTGCTGAACATGCCGGGGCCTCCCCGCAACCGGAAAGGGGATGAGAACT ACATGGAGTTCCTGGAGGTGCTGACGGAGCACCTGGACCGAGTGCTCCTGGTGCGCGGTGGGGGCCGGGAGGTCATCACCATCTACTCCTGA